From Thermogemmata fonticola, a single genomic window includes:
- a CDS encoding BBP7 family outer membrane beta-barrel protein, whose translation MDIPGGRGSPFDPAAYPAPEQFMLAESTGPRRMWSWGNVELLLGATSGVDVPPLITSGPITAGSQAGAIGVPTTTFVFGERKMLDNWRPGLRAEVGVWFGEKHHWGLAARYYSLYSTSDPLTVLGDGTNVVVVPQVVDLTAPSLDTLGALFPLVFQTAAFPGTNLINTATNIQLPFFVSFPGVAVGSAAASVRTSFVGGDIQLRRVWISTDDIRWETFVGYRQLRLGDELRLNYVSTSVQTAFTATGEDNVRTSNNFYGAQIGSLMSLAEGPWSLQLSGAVALGNNACDTDFSRIRLLSAAGVTLPLVLSDSGNRINYFSVVSEANARVGLRVSRHVKFTFGYTGLYWWNVQRAQHQYNLSQSLTGRTTQVYVSMLNWGAEIRY comes from the coding sequence ATGGACATCCCTGGGGGGCGAGGCAGTCCCTTTGACCCTGCGGCGTATCCAGCACCGGAACAGTTTATGCTAGCGGAATCCACGGGTCCGCGACGAATGTGGAGCTGGGGCAATGTGGAATTGCTGCTGGGAGCGACGAGCGGCGTGGATGTGCCGCCTCTCATCACGAGTGGACCGATAACGGCCGGTTCCCAGGCCGGTGCCATCGGCGTTCCTACGACCACCTTCGTCTTCGGTGAACGCAAAATGCTGGACAATTGGCGTCCTGGACTGCGAGCCGAAGTAGGGGTGTGGTTCGGCGAGAAACACCACTGGGGCCTGGCGGCACGATACTATTCCCTCTACTCCACGAGTGACCCGCTCACAGTGCTGGGTGATGGTACCAATGTGGTGGTGGTGCCGCAGGTGGTAGATTTGACGGCTCCAAGCTTAGACACCCTCGGCGCCTTGTTCCCCCTCGTGTTCCAGACTGCGGCGTTTCCAGGAACAAATTTGATCAATACAGCCACCAACATCCAATTGCCGTTTTTTGTGAGTTTTCCGGGAGTGGCGGTCGGTTCTGCCGCGGCCTCTGTGCGCACAAGTTTTGTGGGAGGGGATATTCAACTACGACGAGTGTGGATATCAACAGATGATATACGCTGGGAAACATTTGTAGGTTATCGGCAACTCCGTTTGGGAGATGAATTGAGACTGAACTATGTTAGTACTTCCGTACAAACCGCTTTTACAGCAACGGGGGAAGATAATGTCCGTACCAGCAACAACTTCTACGGTGCTCAGATCGGCTCACTCATGTCCTTGGCGGAGGGACCTTGGTCCTTGCAGCTCAGCGGCGCAGTGGCACTGGGTAACAACGCTTGTGACACGGACTTCAGCCGAATCCGCTTGCTCAGTGCCGCGGGAGTAACCCTGCCGCTCGTGTTGAGTGACAGTGGGAATCGCATCAACTACTTTTCCGTCGTGAGCGAAGCCAACGCTCGCGTGGGGTTGCGTGTTTCCCGGCATGTGAAGTTCACCTTTGGCTATACAGGATTGTACTGGTGGAATGTGCAACGAGCACAGCATCAATATAATCTCAGTCAGAGTCTCACGGGGAGGACAACGCAAGTTTACGTATCCATGCTCAACTGGGGCGCAGAGATACGCTACTGA
- a CDS encoding 30S ribosomal protein S1: MNEAEAGQALQGTVSSNPREMGSHQAGPPTPAPTDPTEEGSGGTRPSATPTPETTANSSRAVERVKKLPPPKPGPPRRHVTRPSLPHRQRTTIGESGDETSSPSPGISEAPRSAKQVSFPGTTSPTTTPLNRRELDALIEAELQAALAGVDLEKSLSAPGSTQAGPSRVSTEASLKPGQRIEGRIVAIHGRDVFVDIPGERSQGVLPLEQFEGQVPRVGETVLCRLENYDSIQGLWQLSRQGAAQQVSDWSQLQPHMVVEARVVGVNKQRSGLLVEVAGVRGFLPASQIDLHRVEDLEAWVNQRLKVEIIEVRPAERNLVVSRRAVLERERQQQAEQFWSQIQEGQILRGTVRAIRPFGAFIDLGGADGLLPASELAWQRVEKIEDVLRVGQEVEVAVVRLDREQRKLTLSLKRLTTDPWAEFASTIRPGTVLSGVVTRLTDFGAFVEVAPGIEGLVHISELAPHRVRRVSEVVQPGQKVNVEVLTIEPENRRLSLSMRSIAQRQAEATAAAQAEEERVNLQEAMERLAQRKPSRPGLRGGIGSEPLPPLE, encoded by the coding sequence ATGAACGAAGCCGAAGCAGGACAAGCGTTACAGGGAACGGTTTCATCCAATCCTCGAGAAATGGGGAGCCATCAAGCTGGACCGCCAACCCCAGCTCCCACCGACCCGACAGAAGAAGGAAGCGGTGGTACGAGGCCGTCAGCAACTCCGACTCCTGAAACAACGGCCAACAGCTCCCGTGCCGTAGAACGGGTGAAAAAGCTGCCGCCACCGAAGCCTGGTCCGCCGCGGCGTCATGTGACCCGCCCCTCTCTGCCTCACCGGCAAAGAACAACAATCGGCGAGAGTGGAGACGAAACCTCATCGCCATCCCCAGGGATATCCGAGGCGCCCCGTTCAGCGAAGCAGGTGTCCTTCCCCGGAACCACTTCCCCCACCACCACACCGCTCAATCGCCGGGAATTGGATGCACTCATCGAAGCCGAACTACAAGCTGCTCTAGCCGGAGTGGACCTGGAAAAGAGCTTGAGCGCTCCAGGAAGCACTCAGGCCGGCCCATCCCGTGTATCGACTGAAGCCAGCCTCAAACCCGGTCAACGCATTGAAGGACGTATCGTCGCCATTCACGGCCGGGATGTGTTCGTGGATATTCCCGGCGAACGGAGCCAGGGCGTGCTTCCTTTGGAACAGTTTGAAGGACAAGTCCCTCGAGTGGGCGAGACCGTCCTGTGCCGGCTGGAAAATTACGATTCTATTCAGGGCTTGTGGCAACTGTCCCGCCAGGGAGCTGCTCAACAAGTTAGCGACTGGTCCCAGTTACAACCTCATATGGTAGTGGAGGCGCGGGTTGTCGGCGTCAACAAACAACGGAGTGGATTGCTGGTAGAAGTTGCGGGAGTTCGCGGGTTTCTACCGGCCAGCCAAATCGATCTGCACCGCGTCGAGGACCTGGAGGCGTGGGTCAATCAGCGTCTCAAGGTAGAGATCATCGAGGTACGCCCTGCGGAACGCAACCTGGTCGTGAGCCGGCGCGCGGTCCTGGAACGGGAGCGGCAGCAACAAGCCGAGCAGTTCTGGTCCCAGATTCAAGAAGGGCAGATTCTTCGAGGAACGGTCCGGGCGATCCGGCCGTTTGGCGCATTCATCGACCTGGGAGGGGCAGATGGATTGTTGCCCGCCTCGGAGCTGGCCTGGCAGCGGGTGGAGAAGATCGAGGACGTTTTGCGGGTAGGGCAGGAAGTGGAAGTCGCAGTAGTGCGCCTGGATCGGGAACAACGCAAATTGACCTTGAGTCTGAAGCGCCTGACCACAGACCCCTGGGCCGAATTCGCTTCCACGATCCGGCCTGGCACCGTGCTCAGCGGGGTGGTGACTCGCTTGACCGATTTTGGCGCATTCGTGGAAGTGGCGCCGGGCATTGAGGGTTTGGTCCACATCTCCGAACTGGCTCCCCACCGGGTACGGCGGGTCAGCGAAGTAGTTCAGCCGGGTCAAAAGGTCAATGTCGAAGTGCTGACTATCGAACCGGAAAATCGCCGTCTCTCCCTGAGTATGCGGAGTATCGCCCAACGACAAGCAGAAGCCACAGCAGCAGCCCAGGCCGAAGAGGAGCGGGTAAATCTCCAGGAGGCGATGGAACGCCTGGCCCAACGTAAGCCCAGCCGGCCTGGTCTGCGAGGCGGCATCGGTTCGGAACCATTGCCTCCTCTGGAATGA
- a CDS encoding N-acyl-D-amino-acid deacylase family protein: MASYKRAFGLVGCLAVVVGMGVPSGDGRGIQAGGASEGLKVSRGQPSSSSHSPGGEPTTHLLFRQVTIYDGSGRPAEVGSVYIRGSRIIAVGDIQPESGAEVIDGKGLWLCPGFIDLHTHCDSGLLNKGGRANKNYVMQGCTTVVTGNCGSGPTDVAKYFRTLQEQGIGTNVIHLAPHNSIRAAVMGNANRPPTAEELQKMQQMVQRAMEDGAWGLSTGLIYNPGTYAATEEIVALAQVAGRYGGLYASHIRNEGTGLLAALEEAFRIGRESGCRVHISHIKASGKEAWGLSAQAVRLIEAQRKEGLVVTADQYPYTASSTSLRATVVPPRYREGTPQDFLKRLDDPKIGPQLRADVVRLLGGWEGARRLQIAHFAARPQWNGKTIAAIAEAEKREPLDIVLEIERRGGAQIVHFGMNEEDVRVYMRQPWVATASDGGVQNPGPTVPHPRSYGTFPRKIGYYAIQEKLLPVPAAIRSATGLPADILQLRDRGYIKAGYYADLVVFDPNTFRDTATFDQPHQYPTGVRWVLINGHVAVRDGKYQDGVLGGQVLRWRKP; encoded by the coding sequence ATGGCCAGCTACAAGAGAGCCTTTGGATTGGTGGGATGTTTGGCGGTCGTGGTCGGTATGGGAGTGCCATCAGGCGATGGGAGAGGAATACAAGCGGGTGGCGCATCAGAAGGCTTGAAGGTTTCGCGGGGTCAGCCGTCCTCGTCAAGTCATTCTCCTGGAGGGGAACCCACCACGCACTTGCTCTTTCGCCAAGTGACCATATACGACGGTAGCGGACGGCCTGCGGAGGTCGGTTCGGTTTACATTCGGGGGTCTAGAATCATCGCTGTGGGTGATATCCAGCCCGAATCGGGGGCGGAGGTAATTGATGGAAAGGGATTGTGGCTCTGTCCCGGTTTCATCGATTTGCACACCCATTGCGATTCTGGATTACTCAATAAAGGCGGGCGAGCAAACAAAAATTATGTGATGCAGGGTTGTACCACGGTCGTGACAGGCAATTGCGGTTCCGGCCCCACCGATGTGGCGAAGTACTTCCGAACACTCCAGGAACAAGGAATCGGAACCAACGTGATTCATTTAGCTCCCCATAACAGCATTCGTGCCGCCGTGATGGGGAATGCCAATCGTCCTCCTACGGCGGAGGAATTGCAGAAGATGCAGCAGATGGTGCAGCGAGCGATGGAAGATGGAGCGTGGGGGCTTTCCACCGGTTTGATCTACAATCCTGGAACCTACGCGGCGACCGAGGAGATTGTGGCTTTAGCCCAAGTGGCAGGTCGCTATGGCGGCCTTTATGCCAGCCACATCCGCAACGAAGGAACCGGCCTGCTCGCGGCATTGGAGGAGGCATTCCGAATTGGCCGGGAGAGCGGTTGCCGCGTGCATATCTCGCATATCAAGGCTTCCGGTAAAGAAGCATGGGGTTTATCAGCCCAAGCGGTCCGCCTGATCGAAGCTCAGCGGAAAGAGGGTTTAGTTGTGACAGCGGACCAATATCCTTACACGGCGAGCAGTACCTCGTTACGAGCAACCGTAGTGCCGCCGCGCTACCGTGAGGGGACGCCCCAAGACTTTCTGAAACGCCTGGACGATCCGAAAATCGGCCCGCAGTTGCGAGCCGATGTGGTCCGGCTCTTAGGGGGTTGGGAGGGTGCCCGCCGCCTACAAATTGCTCATTTCGCCGCTCGCCCTCAATGGAACGGCAAAACAATCGCTGCGATTGCTGAGGCAGAAAAACGGGAGCCTCTGGATATTGTGCTGGAAATCGAGCGGCGGGGCGGAGCGCAAATTGTCCACTTCGGGATGAATGAAGAAGACGTGCGGGTATACATGCGTCAGCCTTGGGTGGCTACAGCCAGCGATGGAGGCGTCCAGAACCCCGGCCCGACAGTGCCGCATCCCCGCAGTTATGGCACATTCCCGCGGAAAATTGGTTACTATGCGATACAGGAAAAATTGCTTCCGGTACCCGCAGCCATCCGGAGTGCCACGGGGCTGCCGGCCGACATCTTGCAACTCCGGGATCGCGGCTACATCAAGGCAGGCTATTACGCTGATCTGGTCGTATTCGATCCCAACACCTTCCGAGATACCGCCACCTTCGATCAACCTCATCAATACCCCACCGGTGTACGCTGGGTTCTGATCAACGGCCATGTCGCTGTGCGGGATGGAAAATATCAAGATGGGGTTCTCGGCGGCCAAGTTCTCCGGTGGCGCAAGCCATGA
- a CDS encoding hydrolase: MSSQVRCLQSHDSVLVVIDVQDKLLSRIPTAPSLVKNIAFLLDVAQLLDVPVRATEQYPQGLGTTTAELARRLPRPPVAKTAFSCCGAGTFLEELEILRRPQIVLTGMETHVCVSQTAFDLLQAGLQVYLPVDALGARFAIDHETALRRLERAGAILTTVEAIAFEWLRDAAHPQFASFRQLVIARSAS; the protein is encoded by the coding sequence ATGAGCAGCCAGGTTCGATGTTTACAAAGCCACGACAGCGTTCTCGTGGTCATCGACGTGCAAGATAAGCTGCTGTCCCGTATCCCAACAGCGCCTAGTTTGGTGAAGAACATCGCTTTTCTCCTGGACGTGGCCCAACTGCTGGACGTACCGGTGCGGGCCACGGAACAATATCCCCAGGGTTTGGGAACTACGACTGCGGAGTTAGCCCGCCGCTTGCCACGTCCACCGGTGGCCAAGACTGCTTTCAGTTGTTGCGGAGCCGGGACATTTCTCGAAGAGCTGGAGATATTGCGCCGCCCGCAGATCGTGCTGACAGGCATGGAAACCCACGTGTGTGTCAGCCAGACCGCTTTCGATCTGCTCCAGGCCGGCCTTCAGGTTTATTTACCGGTGGATGCCCTCGGCGCGCGCTTTGCCATCGATCATGAAACCGCCCTGCGCCGGCTGGAACGGGCAGGAGCCATCCTGACGACAGTCGAGGCGATCGCCTTTGAGTGGCTCCGAGATGCCGCCCATCCGCAATTCGCTTCGTTTCGTCAACTGGTCATTGCCCGCAGCGCATCCTAA
- a CDS encoding transglutaminase-like domain-containing protein: MFWYTAFRRSFYATLGSACLALGYAEYALLPESSLVAAMVLVSLVGLYFRESRWAVLSIPAANRLGALVGVLTLFWAAWRMGREWTQPQLLNTDWSLLLVALLGPLTMVLLPAKLLRRDKHVGDYWWLHGLALAAATLAAAMTEDVFGFVFLLLYVTLAVSNLRLLHVAHRIGWLPPLPGQPFHRVRYMMTTPSIRWGVAHGLLLVIAALFLALPLYLLTPRSPIPPATFGKPRIEIGYAADQMLDLTQTGYLHSNRTPLFEVTVQRPDGSPGQLSPEQRWRGRELRLYNSGRWEAGNTRLPTIVPSTQTSLPWQSPQLGPQQLLLTFHLRPGNRSFFLADPVAWRANQPTPIVSLQQGRPPLPWQWLGDGTFYADLEEAERFPYQQYWHPADLPDLSPPFVIVEPDPAPLLRALTQNPLPRLQEYADDLIRQWIRTGRLPADLIDPVLQRPRRQYHGQLARLLCEYLRSEAGLQYTTNLRITRSDLDPIEDFLFHSQAGHCERFASALVLLLRSQGIPAQLILGCKGWEPLDQPGRYLVRHEHAHAWVECLLEEFQPPLRPGMRPVSRWLSLDPTPSADPSVSPPGNYWLQRTHREVQQWLRDYLVEFTPEQQRQAWIVLRSYLGWLAPWIGVALGMALAGSTLYRLWQHRRRPATPPSRQPCAELLACLKPLGIVPLPGETIAAWAERITARMLQDNCLAPYADLPLTWVHTYYAERFGGRSFSIEHWTALRQRLQDLSHQLRQRPAITANSPTS; encoded by the coding sequence ATGTTCTGGTACACTGCCTTTCGCCGAAGTTTCTACGCCACGTTAGGCAGTGCCTGTCTAGCTTTGGGTTACGCCGAGTACGCCCTCCTCCCGGAATCCTCTCTCGTCGCCGCGATGGTCCTTGTGTCACTGGTGGGTTTGTACTTTCGGGAATCCCGATGGGCGGTTTTATCCATCCCGGCAGCTAATCGCCTGGGTGCGCTGGTCGGCGTGCTCACCCTGTTCTGGGCCGCCTGGCGTATGGGACGCGAATGGACTCAACCTCAGTTGCTCAACACCGATTGGTCCTTACTGCTTGTGGCATTGCTCGGTCCGCTTACGATGGTATTGCTGCCTGCCAAACTTCTGCGGCGGGACAAGCACGTTGGGGATTACTGGTGGTTGCACGGCTTGGCTTTGGCTGCTGCCACTCTAGCCGCCGCGATGACGGAAGATGTTTTCGGTTTCGTTTTCCTCCTGCTATATGTGACTCTCGCTGTTAGCAACTTGCGTTTGCTTCATGTGGCGCACCGGATAGGTTGGCTGCCGCCGCTGCCAGGGCAGCCCTTCCATCGAGTCCGGTATATGATGACGACTCCGAGCATCCGTTGGGGAGTGGCCCACGGCCTCCTCCTCGTGATAGCAGCCCTCTTCCTAGCCCTTCCCCTCTATTTGCTGACCCCTCGTTCTCCCATACCGCCTGCCACGTTTGGAAAGCCCCGCATTGAGATCGGTTACGCCGCAGACCAGATGCTAGACCTGACACAAACAGGCTATCTGCACAGCAATCGGACGCCGTTGTTTGAAGTCACTGTGCAACGGCCGGACGGTTCACCGGGCCAACTCTCACCGGAACAAAGGTGGCGGGGGAGAGAGTTGCGTTTGTACAACTCCGGTCGCTGGGAAGCCGGCAATACCCGCCTGCCCACCATTGTGCCTAGCACCCAGACATCTCTGCCCTGGCAGTCCCCGCAGCTTGGACCGCAGCAACTGCTTTTAACCTTTCATCTCCGGCCTGGGAACCGTTCCTTTTTCCTGGCCGATCCTGTGGCCTGGCGAGCCAATCAGCCCACCCCTATTGTCAGCTTGCAGCAAGGCCGCCCCCCTCTACCGTGGCAATGGCTCGGCGATGGCACTTTTTATGCTGATTTGGAGGAAGCGGAACGGTTCCCTTATCAGCAGTACTGGCACCCCGCCGATTTACCTGATTTGAGTCCTCCTTTTGTCATCGTGGAGCCAGACCCAGCTCCCTTGCTGCGCGCCTTGACCCAAAACCCTCTGCCCCGCTTGCAGGAGTACGCGGATGACCTCATCCGCCAGTGGATCCGAACAGGGCGTCTACCCGCGGACCTGATCGACCCTGTCCTCCAGCGGCCGCGCCGGCAGTATCATGGCCAACTCGCTCGACTCTTGTGTGAATATCTCCGCAGCGAAGCGGGGCTTCAATACACTACCAACTTGCGGATCACTCGTTCAGACCTGGATCCGATCGAGGATTTCCTGTTCCACAGCCAGGCCGGTCACTGCGAACGCTTTGCCAGCGCTCTGGTGCTCCTGTTACGCTCTCAGGGCATTCCGGCTCAACTGATCCTCGGTTGTAAAGGATGGGAACCCTTGGACCAACCGGGACGTTATCTGGTCCGCCATGAGCATGCTCATGCTTGGGTCGAATGCCTGTTGGAGGAATTTCAACCCCCTTTGCGACCCGGTATGCGACCCGTCAGCCGATGGCTCAGCCTGGACCCCACACCTTCTGCTGATCCCTCTGTTTCCCCACCCGGCAATTACTGGCTCCAGCGCACACATCGGGAGGTTCAGCAATGGCTCCGCGACTACCTGGTCGAGTTCACGCCTGAGCAACAGCGGCAGGCCTGGATCGTCTTGAGATCGTATCTGGGCTGGCTGGCGCCTTGGATCGGCGTAGCACTTGGAATGGCTCTGGCCGGTTCCACTCTCTACCGTCTCTGGCAACACCGAAGGCGGCCTGCAACGCCCCCATCCCGCCAACCCTGTGCTGAATTGTTGGCATGTCTGAAACCTTTGGGTATCGTACCTCTTCCCGGCGAGACGATAGCCGCGTGGGCCGAACGTATCACCGCTCGCATGCTCCAGGACAACTGCCTCGCCCCTTATGCCGACTTGCCCTTGACTTGGGTCCACACTTACTACGCCGAACGTTTTGGCGGACGGAGCTTCAGCATCGAACACTGGACTGCCCTGCGGCAACGCCTCCAGGACCTGAGCCACCAGCTCCGGCAACGGCCTGCCATCACCGCGAACTCGCCCACCTCCTAG
- a CDS encoding DUF58 domain-containing protein, protein MSILLAQELPPNRDASPGSGDYTPSSPVRGQQPRWRLSAEGATWIGICLVVGLVGWWKSFNAVLLLAYVMTGLLGGQLYTLWRRRQGWQAHMSALPTLFAGERVLGQIVVTNSAHMRADCVAEIQIGPQTFRWYLEAAPPGQQQSISWTAILRQRGRFPIQLHLSESDGFGWFHRRTAIPGGEVIVLPAVGDIDIPKLRRWLDHQIPGAMITRPSQRRITLEPIEVRGIRPYRPGDSLRAIHWRTTARRRRLMVREYDTACGMPVVLTLLPPASPGPKEVTERWEATLSFAATMAYYWPQTAEHTPFVLVIAGASPHILYLPPSGQGIRHILRPLADPTAFTPDPPPPTLLRRIGRCVHLVLTPNTMLPDPSPEELPFVPPGQLLIPLTLEQLPSWYTPPGTLAPAIEG, encoded by the coding sequence ATGTCTATCCTCCTAGCTCAGGAACTCCCTCCTAACAGGGATGCATCACCGGGGAGCGGTGATTATACGCCCTCCTCCCCCGTTCGAGGACAACAACCGCGTTGGCGACTGAGTGCGGAAGGTGCCACTTGGATCGGCATTTGTCTGGTCGTGGGACTAGTTGGGTGGTGGAAAAGTTTCAATGCCGTATTGCTGCTGGCCTATGTCATGACAGGATTGCTCGGAGGGCAGCTTTATACGCTGTGGCGCCGCCGGCAGGGTTGGCAGGCCCATATGTCGGCACTTCCCACCCTCTTTGCTGGGGAACGTGTTCTAGGACAGATCGTGGTCACAAATTCGGCCCACATGCGTGCTGATTGTGTTGCCGAGATACAGATCGGACCGCAAACCTTCCGCTGGTACTTGGAGGCAGCCCCACCAGGCCAACAGCAGAGCATTTCCTGGACGGCTATTCTGCGGCAGCGAGGCCGTTTCCCCATACAACTGCATCTCAGCGAGAGTGACGGATTCGGCTGGTTCCACAGGCGCACCGCGATTCCCGGCGGCGAGGTGATTGTCCTTCCTGCGGTGGGGGATATTGACATACCGAAGCTGCGCCGCTGGTTGGATCACCAGATTCCCGGCGCCATGATCACGCGGCCCTCTCAGCGGCGGATCACTCTGGAGCCGATCGAAGTCCGGGGCATACGTCCCTATCGTCCGGGGGATTCGCTCCGAGCCATCCATTGGCGCACCACGGCCCGGAGGCGGCGCCTGATGGTTCGCGAATACGACACCGCCTGCGGTATGCCCGTCGTGCTGACACTTTTGCCTCCGGCCTCTCCTGGCCCCAAGGAAGTGACTGAGCGATGGGAAGCTACCCTATCATTTGCCGCAACCATGGCCTACTACTGGCCGCAGACAGCAGAACACACCCCGTTCGTCCTCGTGATTGCTGGAGCTTCCCCCCATATCCTCTATTTGCCTCCCTCTGGTCAAGGAATAAGGCACATCCTCCGTCCGCTGGCTGACCCCACAGCGTTCACTCCAGATCCGCCGCCACCGACACTTCTTCGTCGTATCGGCCGTTGCGTTCATCTGGTGCTCACCCCCAACACAATGCTCCCTGATCCGTCTCCGGAAGAGTTGCCCTTCGTCCCCCCAGGACAATTGCTCATCCCGCTGACCCTGGAGCAACTCCCGTCCTGGTACACTCCGCCAGGAACGTTAGCTCCAGCAATAGAGGGGTAG
- a CDS encoding AAA family ATPase produces MGETGDTSLSVAHLLDRLFANVGTVFLGKPEIVRLTVAALLADGHVLLEDVPGVGKTLLAKSLARSLGCRFRRIQFTPDLLPSDLIGVTLYREHNGEFVFQPGPLFTEVLLADEINRATPRTQSALLEAMNERQVTVDGVTHRLGPPFLVIATQNPYEFEGTFLLPESQLDRFLLRLRIGYHDRATERAILHQHRSGEPGEDLPAVLTAEQVRHLQAVTRAVQVEHDIVEYILDIVEATRQHREIILGASTRAALALYRAAQAWAVIHQRDYVIPDDVQRLAVPVLAHRLILRSSTGVSATTAETLVQQILRTLPVPS; encoded by the coding sequence ATGGGTGAAACTGGGGACACATCCCTATCAGTCGCCCATCTTCTGGACCGCCTGTTTGCCAATGTAGGCACAGTTTTTCTCGGCAAGCCCGAGATAGTCCGGCTGACCGTGGCGGCTCTCTTGGCGGATGGCCACGTGCTCCTGGAAGATGTGCCAGGGGTGGGTAAAACCTTGCTCGCAAAAAGCCTGGCTCGCAGCCTAGGATGCCGCTTCCGCCGCATCCAATTCACTCCGGACCTGCTCCCTAGCGATCTCATCGGAGTCACGCTTTATCGAGAACATAACGGCGAATTTGTCTTTCAGCCCGGCCCCTTGTTCACCGAGGTGCTCTTGGCAGACGAAATCAATCGTGCCACTCCCCGCACCCAATCCGCTTTGTTGGAAGCCATGAATGAACGCCAAGTCACGGTCGATGGGGTAACTCACCGCCTCGGTCCTCCTTTTCTAGTCATTGCGACCCAGAACCCTTACGAATTCGAAGGGACCTTCCTTCTTCCAGAAAGCCAACTGGATCGCTTTTTACTGCGACTGCGCATCGGCTACCATGACCGCGCTACAGAACGAGCGATCCTGCACCAGCACCGGAGTGGAGAACCGGGCGAGGACCTCCCCGCTGTTCTGACAGCCGAGCAGGTACGGCACTTGCAAGCGGTGACCCGTGCGGTACAGGTGGAACACGATATCGTCGAGTACATTCTGGACATTGTCGAGGCCACGCGACAGCATCGGGAAATCATTCTCGGAGCGAGCACACGGGCGGCACTGGCCTTATACCGTGCCGCTCAAGCCTGGGCCGTCATCCACCAAAGAGACTACGTGATCCCCGATGATGTTCAGCGCCTGGCCGTGCCTGTGCTCGCCCACCGCCTCATCCTTCGTAGCAGTACCGGAGTCTCGGCCACCACCGCCGAAACACTGGTACAACAAATTCTCCGCACCTTGCCCGTTCCGTCGTGA
- a CDS encoding pyridoxal-phosphate-dependent aminotransferase family protein, which translates to MTSASTPSLPGQLNPTPRLLLGPGPSDLHPRVVAAMTTPLLGHLDPQFLLLMSETQEMLRAVFQTRNELTLPISATGSGGMEACLVNLLEPGDRALICVAGYFGERMAEMARRCGAEVHVEQESWGKTFSPDRLREALRRVRPKVLGIVNAETSTGAWQDISFLGALCREFDALAVVDCVTSLGCTPVAIDTWQIDAAFSCSQKGLSCPPGLAPLTFGPRALEALYRRKSPVRSWYFDLTALRSYWGTERVYHHTAPITMIYALREGLRLVLEEGLEARFERHQRHARALRAGLEALGLRTLAEESCQLPQLHAVLLPDGVNDVQGRKRLLEEFGIEVGGGLGEYKGRVWRIGLMGYNSRTNCVFQVLAALEKVLIDCGVHCSRGSGVAAAEAFYASS; encoded by the coding sequence ATGACCTCGGCCTCAACACCCTCGTTACCTGGTCAGCTCAATCCGACGCCCCGTTTGCTGCTAGGGCCTGGACCCAGTGATTTGCACCCCCGCGTGGTCGCAGCCATGACCACTCCCCTCCTGGGTCATCTGGACCCGCAGTTTCTTCTGCTGATGTCGGAAACCCAGGAGATGCTCCGGGCCGTATTCCAGACCCGCAATGAATTGACCTTGCCGATTTCCGCCACTGGTTCTGGCGGTATGGAGGCCTGTTTGGTCAATCTATTGGAACCGGGGGATCGGGCCTTGATTTGCGTCGCTGGCTACTTTGGCGAGCGGATGGCCGAGATGGCCCGGCGGTGCGGCGCGGAGGTCCACGTAGAACAAGAAAGCTGGGGCAAGACTTTTTCGCCAGATCGGCTCCGGGAAGCACTCCGCCGAGTCCGACCGAAAGTCCTGGGAATTGTCAATGCCGAAACATCGACCGGGGCCTGGCAGGATATTTCTTTCCTGGGTGCCCTTTGCCGGGAATTTGACGCTCTTGCGGTCGTCGATTGTGTCACGTCCCTGGGTTGTACCCCTGTCGCCATAGATACGTGGCAAATCGATGCGGCGTTCAGTTGCTCTCAGAAAGGTTTGAGCTGTCCTCCTGGTTTGGCTCCGCTGACATTCGGCCCACGAGCGCTGGAAGCTCTCTACCGCCGCAAAAGCCCCGTCCGGAGCTGGTATTTCGACCTGACTGCCTTGCGGAGCTATTGGGGCACAGAGCGGGTCTATCACCACACAGCCCCGATCACCATGATTTACGCCCTACGCGAAGGACTTCGTCTGGTTCTGGAGGAAGGACTGGAAGCCCGTTTTGAGCGTCATCAGCGGCATGCCCGTGCCCTGCGAGCGGGACTGGAGGCTCTAGGTTTGCGTACCCTTGCTGAGGAATCTTGCCAGCTTCCCCAACTTCATGCTGTTCTCTTGCCTGATGGCGTCAACGATGTTCAGGGGCGCAAACGGCTCCTGGAAGAGTTTGGCATCGAAGTCGGCGGCGGACTGGGCGAATATAAGGGTCGTGTCTGGCGTATCGGGCTGATGGGGTACAACAGTCGGACCAACTGTGTCTTCCAGGTTTTAGCAGCCTTGGAGAAAGTTCTCATCGATTGCGGCGTGCATTGCAGTCGCGGCAGCGGGGTGGCTGCGGCCGAAGCCTTCTATGCCAGCAGTTGA